The region CGCCTCGCCCTGGTTCGCGTGGTCGACGCCGACGAGGGACAGGCGCTTGCCCCCGGCCAATGGCTGGTGACAAAGGCCGGGCACTTGCGCCGCTGGGACGGTTTCATCGCGCGGGCGAAGGTGCCGCCGAAGCCGCTGCGCTTGAGGCCGAGAACCGGCTGGCTGAACTGCAGGCGCTTTTGCCCGAGCGACGTCAAGCAGTCTCGACTGCCGAAGCCGCGCAGGAGGAGGTTCGCGCCGCGCTTTCCGAGGTGCAGGGCGAACTTTCGCAAGTGGAGCGCGCGCTCTCTGCCGCCGCCGATGCCGAGCGCATGGCGCTGCGGGCCTTGGATGCCGCAGAAGCGGCGCGGGCGCGGCTCGAACAGCGCAAGGCGGAACTGTCGCGGGCGCAGGAAGAGCTTTCGGATCAACGTCTTGCAGCTCAAGCGGAAGTCACGGCGGCCGAGGACAAGCGCAGCACCCTGCCCGATCCGGCGGCAGGCCGGGCGGCGCTGGAGGCGGCGCGGGCGCGCAACGATGCGGCGCGCGTCACCCTGCAATCCGCCACCGCCGCTTCGGCTGCGCTTGAACAGCAGATCGCGGCGGGCAAGGAGCGGCTGGCGGGTCTCAAGGGCGATATCCGCGCCTGGCAGGCCCGCGCGGGCGATGCTGCCAAGCGCTTGGCCGAGATGACCGGGCGGCGCGAGGAGCTGGAGACCGAGCGCGCGATCTCTGCCGCCAAGCCGGCGGGGCTGATTTCCGAGATCGAACAGGGCGAGGGAATCCGCGCGCGGCTGACTCTCCAACTCTCCGAGGCAGAGCGGCAACTCTCCGAGGCAGAAGGCCAACTCTCGCAGACAGAGGCCACACTCGCGGCCGCAAATGAGACACTCGCCACTGCCCGCGAGGCTCGTGCCGGAGCATCTGCCCGCGCCGAGAACGAAGATGCACGTCGACAGGAGATGGCGGCCATTTCGGGCGAGCGCTTCCAGTGCCCTCCACCCCTCCTGCCCGAGCGGTTCGCATTCGCATCAGCAGAGGTTGCCGCTGCGACCGAGGAGTCGGCGGCGATGGACCGTCTGGCGGCGGAGCGGGAGCGGATCGGGCCGGTGAATCTGGTGGCGGCGGACGAGTTGAAGGACGCCGAGGACAAGCATGGCACCTCGGTGGCTGAGCAGGCGGAGTTAACCGAGGCAGTTCATAGACTTAGAGGCTCTATCGGCAGCCTCAACCGCGAAGGGCGCGAGCGCCTGCGGGCGGCTTTCGAGGCGGTCGACGGCCATTTCCGCCGCCTTTTCAGCCGCTTGTTCGGCGGTGGCGAGGCGCACCTAGCGCTGGTCGATTCCGACGATCCGCTTGAAGCGGGCCTCGAGATCTTCGCCCAGCCACCCGGCAAACGCCTGCAATCGTTGACTCTTCTGTCCGGCGGCGAACAAGCGCTGACGGCGGTCGCCCTCATCTTCGCGTTGTTTCTCACGAACCCCGCCCCGATCTGCGTACTTGACGAAGTGGACGCGCCGCTTGACGATGCCAACATCGAGCGGTTCTGCGACCTGCTCGATGCAATGGTGGCCGAAACTCGCACCCGCTACCTGATCGTCACCCACAATGCCGTGACGATGAGCCGCATGCATCGCCTGTTCGGCGTGACGATGGTGGAACGCGGCGTCTCGCGCCTTGTCAGCGTGGACCTGGGCGGGGCGGTAGAACTGCTTGAGAAAGCAAGCTAATCCAGCACGTACCGCGGTCCCGGTCCGGCCGCCGCGGCGCGATCGTCCTTGTTGTAGAGTTGGCAGCGTTCGAGGCTGAGGCAGCCGCAGCCGATGCATTCGTCGAGCTTGTTGCGGGTGCGGGTGAGCAGCTGGATACGGCTGTCGATTTCCTTGCGCAGCGAACGGCTTATGCGTTGCCAATCAAGCACGTTGGGAGTGCGTCCCTGCGGCAGAGCGGCAAGCTCGCGCTCGATTTCGGCGAGCCCCAAGCCCAGCTTCTGGGCAATCTGCACGAAGCTCAACCGGCGGATATCGGAGCGCAGGAAACGGCGCTGGTTTCCGCCCGTGCGGATCGAGGTGACCAGCCCGCGATCCTCGTAGTAGCGGATCGCGCTGACCGCGAGGCCGGTGCGGCGCGCGAGCGTGCCGATCGGGATCAGATCGTTGCGGGTAATGGCCAAGGTTCTGCGACTCCACGCTTTCCGCTTGACCTCAAGTTAGCTTGAGGTTGCAGATTCACAAGCATCGATTCGACGAAAGCTCCCGAAAGGACCCCGACGATGCCCTTTGCCCGCCTTGAACACGTCAACATCTCAGTCAGCGATGCCGAGCGCTCGGCCGCCTTCTTCACCAAGCTTTGCGGGTGGCACGAACGCTGGCGCGGCCCGGCAATCGACGATGGCTTCTCGATCCATTTGGGCACCGAGGACCAGTACATCGTGTTCTACACCCCGCCCGGTGGAGTCTCGACGCGATTCTCCAAAGGCATGCCGCTGCAGCACGTGGGCATTGAAGTGGATGACCTTGCCGCAGCCGAGCAGATCGTGATTGCAGCAGGGCTCGAACCGTTCAATCATGCGGACTATGAGCCGGGCCGGCGGTTCTATTTCTACGACTGGGACGGGATCGAGTTCGAAGTGGTCAGCTATGGCGGTTGAACCGCTCTCTCCTGCGCAGCTTGCGGCCTACCTGGCGCGGATCGGCTTGTCGGCGCCGGTGGCGGCCGACCTGGCGACACTCGACGCGCTCGTTCGGGCGCACGTTCAGGCGATTCCGTTCGAGAACATCGACGTGCAGCTTGGCCGCAGGCTGACGACCGATCCGGATGCGGCCTTTGCCAAGCTGGTCGAAGGGCGGCGCGGGGGCTGGTGCTACGAGCACAACGGCGTGCTGGGCGCGGCATTGGCGGCGATCGGCTTCGACGTGATGCGGATGAGCGCGGGTGTAATGCGGCAGCTGCGGGGGACGAATCAATTGGTTCGCACTTGTGCCTGCTGGTGCAGTGCGATGGCCCGAAGCTGGTCGATGCCGGGTTCGGAAGCTGGCTTGGCGCGCCCGTGCCGCTTGAACAGGGACAGTGGCTGCATGA is a window of Novosphingobium sp. THN1 DNA encoding:
- the soxR gene encoding redox-sensitive transcriptional activator SoxR, which gives rise to MTRNDLIPIGTLARRTGLAVSAIRYYEDRGLVTSIRTGGNQRRFLRSDIRRLSFVQIAQKLGLGLAEIERELAALPQGRTPNVLDWQRISRSLRKEIDSRIQLLTRTRNKLDECIGCGCLSLERCQLYNKDDRAAAAGPGPRYVLD
- a CDS encoding VOC family protein — protein: MPFARLEHVNISVSDAERSAAFFTKLCGWHERWRGPAIDDGFSIHLGTEDQYIVFYTPPGGVSTRFSKGMPLQHVGIEVDDLAAAEQIVIAAGLEPFNHADYEPGRRFYFYDWDGIEFEVVSYGG